In Candidatus Cloacimonadota bacterium, the following are encoded in one genomic region:
- a CDS encoding N-acetylmuramoyl-L-alanine amidase, whose protein sequence is MKQLLILLIALLLLSSLPALERIRVEYRDDIDPDYINISYIDNIPYLNIQELNKTLNAFIYINVIDRRIYLDLYEERLIFMLDSSFLLHRADLYNYIYSMVFYQGRYYVPLVLVQNVLPLVLSDKLQFDKTTQTLYAESPVDTSFRVIVIDPGHGGKDPGAVNRAETVRESDIVLTVSKKLKKLIEDNLDVEVYLTREDNRGMSLFERTNFANRKNANLFISIHCNAAKNRSASGIEVYFLSPAKTEEALAVEILENRVVELYEGGEEAVRRYSTLDYILDDMLKAEQIKESSYLAFRLQGNLVKATGAKDRGVKQAGFHVLKGAHMPSVLVELGFISNLQEEKKLVDPAYQQKLAEAMLNGIRSYIYNYEMFR, encoded by the coding sequence ATGAAGCAATTACTTATCTTATTGATAGCCCTGTTGTTACTCTCATCATTACCTGCACTGGAGCGAATCAGAGTTGAATACAGAGACGATATAGATCCCGATTATATCAATATCAGCTACATCGACAACATTCCCTATTTGAATATACAGGAGTTGAACAAGACACTCAACGCCTTTATCTACATAAATGTAATTGATAGAAGAATTTATCTCGATCTATATGAAGAACGTTTGATCTTCATGCTCGATTCTTCTTTCTTACTGCACAGAGCAGATCTCTATAATTATATTTATAGTATGGTTTTTTATCAGGGTAGATATTATGTGCCGCTGGTCTTGGTACAGAATGTTCTACCACTTGTTCTATCTGATAAGCTTCAGTTTGATAAAACTACTCAAACACTCTATGCCGAATCTCCGGTCGATACATCTTTCCGGGTCATAGTGATAGATCCAGGTCATGGCGGTAAAGACCCAGGGGCAGTTAATCGGGCAGAAACAGTGAGAGAAAGCGATATTGTCCTTACTGTTTCCAAGAAGTTAAAAAAACTGATCGAAGACAATCTCGATGTAGAGGTCTATCTGACCAGAGAAGATAACCGAGGGATGAGTCTCTTTGAGCGCACAAATTTTGCTAACAGAAAAAATGCCAATCTCTTTATTTCCATACATTGTAATGCAGCTAAGAATCGTTCTGCTTCAGGGATTGAGGTTTATTTCCTCTCACCGGCAAAAACAGAAGAAGCTTTAGCTGTTGAAATCTTAGAAAACCGAGTCGTTGAATTATACGAAGGTGGAGAGGAAGCTGTAAGACGTTACAGTACTTTGGATTATATTTTGGACGATATGCTTAAAGCAGAGCAGATAAAAGAGAGTAGTTATTTAGCGTTTAGATTACAGGGAAATCTTGTCAAAGCAACCGGAGCAAAAGACCGCGGCGTTAAACAAGCCGGATTCCATGTCTTGAAAGGTGCTCACATGCCTTCTGTTTTGGTTGAACTTGGTTTCATATCCAATCTTCAGGAAGAAAAAAAACTAGTTGATCCGGCATATCAGCAGAAGCTCGCAGAAGCGATGTTGAACGGGATCAGGAGCTATATCTATAATTACGAGATGTTTCGTTAA